CGGTACTGGCACTCTTCATAATTTCATTCCTGGTCCTCTACAGACCGGTATAATCAAATTCACTGGTGATAACATTGTATGAAATGTACCTGGTATACACGGTTTCCTTTATCGCTGGCTCGGTAATCGGTTTACTCTTAAGTTACAGGAAGTACAGGGAGCCATTTGTGAAGGAAAAAATAGACCCACTGGCACTTATAGTGGCCCTCGTGGGGTGGGCTGTGCTTGTTAATGCGGCCCTGGCACCCTTCACCCCCCTTTTAAGGACGGCGGGGTTCTTCATGGTGGCCATGGTCGCCGGTATGAGGCCAGGGTATGGTAGATACGAGACGGTCACTGGGGCTGCGGCGGCATTCATAATATGGCTCCTGGCCGGGACCCCGGGGTGGTAGTTATGGATGAAGGAGAACTCATGAGGCTCATGAAGAGGAGGATAATTGAAAGTTACCGGTGGCAGGAGGATGTTGTGAAGCCACTCTCCAGGGACCTTGAAATTGACCTGGAGGAGTTCCAGGAGATACTCATGGATAAACTAGACATGTCCAGCCTTGAGGCCCTCCACCCCAGATTCGAGTCTGCAAGGCCAAGGTGCATAAAGGAGAGGCTGCACAGTGACCTCCAGCTCTGCTGGCTCGTGGATGTTATGGAGATCGTGGATGCTGAAGATGCGGAAACACTCAAGGATGAGATAACCGAGATGATCCTGGCGGGAATCGAATACCAGGAGGCCCTTGCCGAGGGGAAGAGGAGGCTCCATGAGATACTCCGCTCTGAAGCTTAGCATGATCATAGAAGAGGTAAAGAGGTGCTGGATGCCCTTAAGATTAGCGTGATCATAAAAGAGTAGATGTAGAGGTAAAGAAATGTTGGATGCCCTTAAAAGTATTCTGAGGAAAACATCAATCCATGTGTGTCTTGTGAACACAGGGGGGTGCAATGGCTGCGACATAGAGGTCCTTGCACTCCTCTCACCCAGATATGACCTCGAACAGTACGGTATATACGTCCACCAGAACCCCAGGGAGGCTGATGTGATACTGGTGACCGGTGCCGTTACAGAGCAGTGGAGGGAGAAGCTTCAGAGGATATACAGCAAGGCACCTGAGCCAAAGATAGTGGTGGCCCTGGGCAACTGCCCCATCTCAGGGGACGTATTCAACCAGGAGGGCGGGAGCGTCTATGCGCCGGTCTCCGACTTCATACCGGTGGACGCCGAGGTCCCTGGTTGCCCTCCAAGGCCCTCCGAGATACTTGAGGCCATACTATCGGTGGCACCGGATGCAATAGCAGAGAGGGGGAGGAAGAGATGATACTGCCACTTGGACCAATGCACCCCGGCTACAAGGAGCCAATAAGGCTCAAGGTGAAGACCAGGGGTGAGAAGGTTCTTAAGGCCGAGATAGAGTACGGATACGTTCACAGGGGAATAGAGAGG
Above is a genomic segment from Methanothermobacter sp. containing:
- a CDS encoding DUF2104 domain-containing protein, whose protein sequence is MYLVYTVSFIAGSVIGLLLSYRKYREPFVKEKIDPLALIVALVGWAVLVNAALAPFTPLLRTAGFFMVAMVAGMRPGYGRYETVTGAAAAFIIWLLAGTPGW
- a CDS encoding DUF1959 domain-containing protein encodes the protein MDEGELMRLMKRRIIESYRWQEDVVKPLSRDLEIDLEEFQEILMDKLDMSSLEALHPRFESARPRCIKERLHSDLQLCWLVDVMEIVDAEDAETLKDEITEMILAGIEYQEALAEGKRRLHEILRSEA
- a CDS encoding NADH-quinone oxidoreductase subunit B family protein, which gives rise to MLDALKSILRKTSIHVCLVNTGGCNGCDIEVLALLSPRYDLEQYGIYVHQNPREADVILVTGAVTEQWREKLQRIYSKAPEPKIVVALGNCPISGDVFNQEGGSVYAPVSDFIPVDAEVPGCPPRPSEILEAILSVAPDAIAERGRKR